From Butyricimonas paravirosa, one genomic window encodes:
- a CDS encoding RagB/SusD family nutrient uptake outer membrane protein, translating to MKRIKILLVAGILFSLLTGCEDWLDVNASSQLDRNDLFKSENGYGEALTGVYAKMCDKSLYGRELTFDIVDMLAGYYNIQMYNHINWYEYSYADPTNSFAVSYCAGYIENFWNNIYAQIANINSLLETIDGNKGVFSDDNYNLIKGEALGLRAYLHFDLLRLFAEAYSTGKDKEAIPYVTKLTSSVTPLFTQEDAITMILEDLKNAKMLLANDPMHLGTSPASCLASLPSGAYLSSDKIQSWHNRRFRFNYYAAVATMARVYLWKGDRENALLCAGEVIADQDSRFPWVLKANLSNIGNTSNEYYRNQDRSYATEHIFALNVTDLEDCMDSYIFDGEIGMKNSMEGLEITTDERSQVYENYSADIRYQYGFAEYGNKYLISKFYQNSVTARYFQERVPLIRLSEMYYIAAECAATTSEGVDYLEKVRTNRGLLSYPLSKSMSASELEAEIRKEYKKEFWGEGQLWYYYKRKSYMDFSSYMTNVDFFTFDRPDVEESNAGRE from the coding sequence ATGAAAAGAATAAAAATATTACTGGTTGCGGGCATCCTTTTCTCTTTGCTCACGGGGTGTGAGGATTGGTTGGATGTGAATGCCTCTTCACAGTTGGACCGGAATGATTTGTTTAAATCTGAGAATGGCTACGGGGAGGCGCTTACCGGGGTGTATGCCAAGATGTGTGATAAGTCGCTTTACGGGCGAGAGCTGACATTTGATATCGTGGATATGTTGGCCGGGTACTATAATATTCAAATGTATAATCATATTAATTGGTATGAGTATAGTTATGCCGATCCGACGAATTCTTTTGCGGTGAGTTATTGTGCGGGGTATATTGAAAATTTCTGGAATAATATTTATGCCCAGATCGCAAATATTAATTCCCTGTTGGAGACGATTGACGGGAATAAGGGTGTTTTTTCCGATGATAATTACAATTTGATCAAGGGGGAGGCTCTCGGTTTAAGGGCGTATCTGCATTTTGATTTGTTGCGTTTGTTTGCCGAGGCGTATTCTACGGGGAAGGACAAGGAGGCGATTCCTTATGTCACGAAACTAACCTCTTCGGTGACTCCTTTGTTCACGCAGGAGGATGCGATCACGATGATTCTTGAGGATTTGAAGAATGCCAAGATGTTACTGGCTAATGATCCGATGCATTTAGGTACGAGCCCGGCTAGTTGTCTGGCGTCGTTACCTTCCGGAGCGTATTTGTCTTCGGATAAGATTCAAAGTTGGCATAATCGGCGTTTCCGTTTCAATTATTACGCGGCTGTTGCGACAATGGCAAGGGTATATCTCTGGAAAGGAGACCGGGAAAATGCTTTGCTTTGTGCCGGGGAGGTTATCGCCGATCAGGACTCCAGGTTTCCGTGGGTGTTGAAGGCGAATTTGAGTAATATCGGTAATACCAGTAACGAGTATTACCGGAATCAGGATCGTTCGTATGCCACGGAACATATTTTTGCTTTGAATGTCACGGACTTGGAGGATTGTATGGATAGTTATATTTTTGACGGGGAGATCGGGATGAAAAATTCGATGGAAGGGTTAGAAATAACCACAGATGAACGTTCTCAAGTATATGAAAATTATTCTGCCGATATTCGTTATCAGTACGGTTTTGCCGAGTATGGGAATAAGTATCTGATTTCTAAATTTTACCAGAATTCGGTGACGGCCCGTTATTTTCAAGAGCGGGTTCCTTTGATCCGGTTGTCCGAGATGTACTATATCGCTGCCGAATGTGCTGCGACAACCTCGGAAGGGGTAGATTATCTGGAAAAAGTGCGTACCAATCGGGGGTTACTTAGCTATCCTTTAAGTAAGAGTATGTCTGCAAGTGAGTTGGAGGCGGAGATTCGTAAAGAGTATAAGAAGGAGTTTTGGGGTGAAGGGCAGCTATGGTATTACTATAAGAGAAAGTCGTACATGGATTTTTCTTCATACATGACGAACGTTGATTTCTTCACGTTTGATCGTCCGGATGTGGAGGAGTCGAATGCTGGAAGAGAGTAA